Proteins encoded by one window of Channa argus isolate prfri chromosome 13, Channa argus male v1.0, whole genome shotgun sequence:
- the zgc:66479 gene encoding FK506-binding protein 5 isoform X1, whose protein sequence is MTAKHRKGKSNNKHEDNFFKNEVTESDARVGGNNYIVPLVLFLTVVTGGAIGAWFCFQQHQTLTHLTDNLTGLQMKIVKLQSSHEDLRKASGKQYISESLENRLNALEESYALIQKEMGMTLATAEKLKTSDLPAQVLSLHTEMKTRLTEMQKSTASLDQLSQLHTMLEGKSEEFESVRNQVDGLLTLSAEISQKVELLTGSLGEAESKLKGHVARLSTTLDAQAAEVLRLKKQLNIYQTQVEACTQEVATVRELLESKQSPLLHISVDEQLNTVRQSLQDQSSAALTLKAQLENLQKHVTQLMGERPGEPMDQTDKESAPTVGEAAAAAEEATEEEALAADVEKEAVTQVEVSEVNEHREALVQEEVPIEQQDTVTEVLNPTGQVEAVKEDETEQDEVIASSEIKEVDMTQTENVTEEENQEADEQDESEEDEVARDSQLEEENQKPEMEEEEEEDEDNQPKEEVGSEEEKELEETLLEVEELDVEEELAEEQEEQQDVAAEGGEPSENDSLAEDE, encoded by the exons ATGACTGCCAAGCATCGCAAAgggaaaagcaacaacaaacatgAAGATAACTTTTTCAAAAATGAAGTTACAGAGTCAGACGCTCGCGTTGGAGGGAATAATTACATTGTGCCATTGGTTTTATTTCTGACCGTTGTAACTGGAGGTGCCATTGGCGCATGGTTCTGTTTCCAGCAGCACCAAACCTTAACCCACTTAACAGACAATCTCACGGGTTTGCAGATGAAGATCGTGAAACTACAGTCTTCCCACGAAGACCTGCGAAAGGCAAGTGGCAAG CAGTACATTTCAGAGAGCCTGGAGAACCGACTCAATGCTCTGGAAGAGTCGTATGCACTGATCCAGAAGGAGATGGGCATGACCCTGGCTACTGCGGAAAAGCTGAAGACCTCTGACCTCCCTGCTCAGGTGCTTTCGCTCCACACTGAGATGAAGACTCGCCTGACAGAGATGCAGAAATCCACTGCGTCTCTGGATCAACTGAGCCAGCTACACACCATGCTGGAGGGGAAGAGCGAGGAGTTCGAGAGTGTTAGGAATCAGGTGGATGGTCTGCTCACACTGAGTGCTGAAATATCCCAGAAGGTCGAGTTATTGACAGGGAGCCTGGGAGAAGCGGAGTCAAAGCTGAAGGGTCACGTGGCCAGACTGAGCACAACATTGGATGCACAAGCAGCCGAAGtgctcagactgaagaagcagctAAACATCTATCAGACTCAGGTAGAGGCCTGCACACAGGAGGTGGCTACTGTCAg agaGTTGTTAGAGAGTAAACAGTCTCCACTGCTCCACATCAGTGTGGATGAGCAGCTCAATACAGTACGTCAGAGTCTGCAGGATCAAAGCTCAGCAGCCCTTACACTCAAGGCTCAGCTGGAAAACTTACAGAAGCACGTTACACAG CTGATGGGTGAGCGTCCTGGTGAGCCTATGGAccagacagacaaagaaagtGCTCCCACAGttggagaagcagcagcagctgctgaagaAGCAACTGAAGAAGAGGCACTTGCTGCAGATGTAGAAAAAGAGGCAGTCACCCAAGTAGAAGTGTCAGAGGTAAATGAGCACAGAGAGGCACTTGTACAAGAAGAAGTTCCCATCGAACAGCAGGATACTGTGACAGAAGTATTGAACCCCACAGGGCAGGTGGAGGCGGTAAAAGAGGATGAGACGGAACAAGATGAGGTGATTGCCTCATCAGAAATAAAGGAAGTGGAcatgacacagacagagaatgTCACTGAAGAGGAGAACCAGGAAGCAGATGAGCAGGACGAATCTGAAGAAGATGAGGTTGCCAGAGATTCACAGCTTGAAGAGGAGAACCAAAAACCAgaaatggaggaagaggaggaggaagatgaggacaACCAACCAAAGGAGGAGGTGGGATCTGAAGAAGAGAAGGA
- the zgc:66479 gene encoding FK506-binding protein 5 isoform X2: MTAKHRKGKSNNKHEDNFFKNEVTESDARVGGNNYIVPLVLFLTVVTGGAIGAWFCFQQHQTLTHLTDNLTGLQMKIVKLQSSHEDLRKASGKYISESLENRLNALEESYALIQKEMGMTLATAEKLKTSDLPAQVLSLHTEMKTRLTEMQKSTASLDQLSQLHTMLEGKSEEFESVRNQVDGLLTLSAEISQKVELLTGSLGEAESKLKGHVARLSTTLDAQAAEVLRLKKQLNIYQTQVEACTQEVATVRELLESKQSPLLHISVDEQLNTVRQSLQDQSSAALTLKAQLENLQKHVTQLMGERPGEPMDQTDKESAPTVGEAAAAAEEATEEEALAADVEKEAVTQVEVSEVNEHREALVQEEVPIEQQDTVTEVLNPTGQVEAVKEDETEQDEVIASSEIKEVDMTQTENVTEEENQEADEQDESEEDEVARDSQLEEENQKPEMEEEEEEDEDNQPKEEVGSEEEKELEETLLEVEELDVEEELAEEQEEQQDVAAEGGEPSENDSLAEDE, translated from the exons ATGACTGCCAAGCATCGCAAAgggaaaagcaacaacaaacatgAAGATAACTTTTTCAAAAATGAAGTTACAGAGTCAGACGCTCGCGTTGGAGGGAATAATTACATTGTGCCATTGGTTTTATTTCTGACCGTTGTAACTGGAGGTGCCATTGGCGCATGGTTCTGTTTCCAGCAGCACCAAACCTTAACCCACTTAACAGACAATCTCACGGGTTTGCAGATGAAGATCGTGAAACTACAGTCTTCCCACGAAGACCTGCGAAAGGCAAGTGGCAAG TACATTTCAGAGAGCCTGGAGAACCGACTCAATGCTCTGGAAGAGTCGTATGCACTGATCCAGAAGGAGATGGGCATGACCCTGGCTACTGCGGAAAAGCTGAAGACCTCTGACCTCCCTGCTCAGGTGCTTTCGCTCCACACTGAGATGAAGACTCGCCTGACAGAGATGCAGAAATCCACTGCGTCTCTGGATCAACTGAGCCAGCTACACACCATGCTGGAGGGGAAGAGCGAGGAGTTCGAGAGTGTTAGGAATCAGGTGGATGGTCTGCTCACACTGAGTGCTGAAATATCCCAGAAGGTCGAGTTATTGACAGGGAGCCTGGGAGAAGCGGAGTCAAAGCTGAAGGGTCACGTGGCCAGACTGAGCACAACATTGGATGCACAAGCAGCCGAAGtgctcagactgaagaagcagctAAACATCTATCAGACTCAGGTAGAGGCCTGCACACAGGAGGTGGCTACTGTCAg agaGTTGTTAGAGAGTAAACAGTCTCCACTGCTCCACATCAGTGTGGATGAGCAGCTCAATACAGTACGTCAGAGTCTGCAGGATCAAAGCTCAGCAGCCCTTACACTCAAGGCTCAGCTGGAAAACTTACAGAAGCACGTTACACAG CTGATGGGTGAGCGTCCTGGTGAGCCTATGGAccagacagacaaagaaagtGCTCCCACAGttggagaagcagcagcagctgctgaagaAGCAACTGAAGAAGAGGCACTTGCTGCAGATGTAGAAAAAGAGGCAGTCACCCAAGTAGAAGTGTCAGAGGTAAATGAGCACAGAGAGGCACTTGTACAAGAAGAAGTTCCCATCGAACAGCAGGATACTGTGACAGAAGTATTGAACCCCACAGGGCAGGTGGAGGCGGTAAAAGAGGATGAGACGGAACAAGATGAGGTGATTGCCTCATCAGAAATAAAGGAAGTGGAcatgacacagacagagaatgTCACTGAAGAGGAGAACCAGGAAGCAGATGAGCAGGACGAATCTGAAGAAGATGAGGTTGCCAGAGATTCACAGCTTGAAGAGGAGAACCAAAAACCAgaaatggaggaagaggaggaggaagatgaggacaACCAACCAAAGGAGGAGGTGGGATCTGAAGAAGAGAAGGA